Proteins found in one Elephas maximus indicus isolate mEleMax1 chromosome 11, mEleMax1 primary haplotype, whole genome shotgun sequence genomic segment:
- the SKOR2 gene encoding SKI family transcriptional corepressor 2, whose product MASSPLPGPNDILLASPSSAFQPDALSQPRPGHANLKPNQVGQVILYGIPIVSLVIDGQERLCLAQISNTLLKNFSYNEIHNRRVALGITCVQCTPVQLEILRRAGAMPISSRRCGMITKREAERLCKSFLGENRPPKLPDNFAFDVSHECAWGCRGSFIPARYNSSRAKCIKCSYCNMYFSPNKFIFHSHRTPDAKYTQPDAANFNSWRRHLKLTDKSPQDELVFAWEDVKAMFNGGSRKRALPQPGAHPACHPLSSVKAAAVAAAAAVAGGGGLLGPHLLGGPPPPPPPPPLAELAGAPHAHHKRPRFDDDDDSLQEAAVVAAASLSAAAASLSVAAASGGAGAGGGGAGGGCVAGVGAGAGAGAGAKGPRSYPVIPVPSKGSFGGVLQKFPGCGGLFPHPYTFPAAAAAFGLCHKKEDAGTAAEALGGAGGGGAAPKTGLSSLFWPAGRKDAFYPPFCMFWPPRTPGGLPVPTYLQPPPQPPSALGCALGDSPTLLRQAFLDLAEPGGAGGSAEAAPPSGQPPPVVTNGPGPGPPPPTGSAGARDALFESPPGGNGGDCSAGSTPPADPGAASGAGAGTGPVGARVPAPHHPHLLEGRKAGGGAYHHSSAFRPVGGKDDAESLAKLHGASAGAPHSAQAHHHHHHPHPHHHHHHHHPPQPPSPLLLLPPQPDEPGSERHHPAPPPPPPPPPPLAPQPHHRGLLSPGGTSCSYPSEDSSEDEDVEEEEQEVDVEGHKPPEGEEEEEEGRDPDDYEEEDEETGVLLGDPLVGAGRFLQGRGLSEKGSSRDRAPTAAGAFPLALNSSRLLQEDGKLGDPGGADLPPPPPPPPPLAPQKASGGGGSRPDSPVHHPSLEEQPSYKDNQKTKENNQVILSTKEDSFSDKNKEHSFFITDSETSGGDFWRERAGEHTQETNSPHSLKKDVENMGKEELQKVLFEQIDLRRRLEQEFQVLKGNTSFPVFNNFQDQMKRELAYREEMVQQLQIIPYAASLIRKEKLGAHLSKS is encoded by the exons ATGGCTTCCAGCCCGCTGCCAGGGCCCAACGACATACTGCTGGCGTCGCCGTCGAGCGCCTTCCAGCCTGACGCGCTAAGCCAACCGCGGCCGGGCCACGCCAACCTCAAACCCaaccaggtgggccaggtgatcCTCTATGGCATTCCCATCGTGTCTTTGGTGATCGACGGGCAGGAGCGCCTGTGCCTGGCACAGATCTCCAACACGCTCCTCAAGAATTTCAGCTACAACGAGATCCACAACCGCCGCGTGGCGCTGGGCATCACGTGCGTGCAGTGCACTCCCGTGCAGCTGGAGATCCTGCGGCGCGCCGGGGCCATGCCCATCTCCTCTCGCCGCTGCGGCATGATCACCAAGCGCGAGGCCGAGCGTCTGTGCAAGTCGTTTCTGGGCGAAAACCGGCCGCCTAAGCTGCCTGACAACTTTGCCTTCGACGTGTCGCATGAGTGCGCCTGGGGCTGCCGTGGCAGCTTCATCCCTGCGCGCTACAACAGCTCGCGCGCCAAATGCATCAAGTGCAGCTATTGCAACATGTACTTCTCGCCCAACAAGTTCATCTTCCACTCCCACCGCACGCCGGACGCCAAGTACACGCAGCCCGATGCAGCCAACTTCAACTCCTGGCGTCGCCACCTCAAGCTCACGGACAAGAGTCCCCAGGACGAGCTTGTCTTCGCCTGGGAGGACGTGAAGGCCATGTTCAACGGCGGGAGCCGCAAGCGTGCGCTGCCCCAGCCAGGCGCGCACCCGGCCTGTCACCCACTCAGCTCTGTCAAGGCTGCCGCCGTGGCCGCCGCGGCGGCAGTGGCCGGTGGCGGGGGGCTGCTGGGCCCGCACCTGCTGGGGGggcctccgccgccgccgccaccgcccccGCTGGCGGAGTTGGCCGGCGCGCCGCACGCCCATCACAAGCGGCCGCGCTTCGACGACGACGACGACTCGCTGCAGGAGGCGGCCGTAGTGGCTGCCGCCAGCCTCTCGGCCGCCGCTGCCAGCCTCTCGGTGGCCGCGGCCTCCGGCGGCGCCGGGGCGGGCGGGGGGGGCGCGGGGGGCGGCTGCGTGGCTGGAGTCGGCGCCGGCGCGGGTGCGGGGGCTGGCGCCAAAGGCCCGCGCAGCTATCCGGTCATCCCCGTGCCCAGCAAGGGCTCATTCGGGGGCGTGCTGCAGAAGTTCCCGGGCTGCGGGGGACTCTTCCCGCACCCCTACACCTTCCCAGCCGCGGCCGCCGCCTTCGGCCTCTGCCACAAAAAGGAGGACGCGGGAACAGCGGCCGAGGCCCTAGGAGGCGCGGGCGGCGGTGGCGCGGCGCCCAAGACCGGCTTGTCGAGCCTCTTCTGGCCCGCGGGCCGCAAGGACGCCTTCTACCCGCCTTTCTGCATGTTCTGGCCGCCGCGGACCCCCGGCGGGCTGCCGGTGCCCACCTACCTGCAGCCGCCCCCGCAGCCACCCTCGGCGCTCGGCTGTGCGCTGGGCGACAGCCCGACCCTGCTACGCCAGGCTTTCCTGGACCTGGCCGAGCCGGGCGGCGCGGGAGGGAGCGCCGAGGCTGCGCCGCCGTCAGGCCAGCCTCCTCCGGTGGTGACCAACGGCCCGGGCCCCGGTCCGCCGCCTCCTACCGGGAGCGCTGGCGCTCGCGACGCGCTCTTCGAGTCGCCCCCGGGCGGTAACGGCGGGGACTGCAGCGCGGGTTCCACGCCGCCCGCCGACCCTGGCGCAGCGTCCGGGGCCGGGGCCGGAACGGGCCCCGTGGGCGCCCGGGTACCGGCGCCCCACCACCCGCATCTTCTGGAAGGGCGCAAGGCGGGCGGTGGCGCCTACCACCATTCGAGCGCCTTCCGGCCTGTGGGCGGCAAGGACGACGCGGAGAGCCTGGCCAAGCTGCACGGGGCGTCGGCTGGCGCTCCGCACTCGGCCCAAGcgcatcaccatcatcaccatccccacccgcaccaccaccaccaccaccaccatcccccgCAGCcgccatcaccactgctcctgcTGCCTCCACAGCCTGACGAGCCGGGGTCTGAGCGCCACCACCcagccccgccgccgccgcccccgcccccgcccccgctggCGCCGCAGCCGCACCACCGAGGCCTTCTGTCCCCCGGGGGCACCAGCTGCAGCTACCCCAGCGAGGACAGCTCCGAGGACGAGGACGTCGAGGAAGAGGAGCAGGAAGTGGACGTGGAGGGCCACAAGCCTCCCGAgggcgaggaggaggaggaggaaggtcgAGACCCCGACGACTACGAGGAGGAAGACGAGGAGACTGGGGTCCTGCTGGGGGACCCCTTAGTCGGGGCTGGCCGGTTCCTCCAGGGCCGAGGGCTGTCGGAGAAAGGGAGCAGCCGGGACCGCGCGCCGACCGCCGCGGGCGCTTTCCCGCTCGCCCTGAACTCCTCCAGGCTGCTGCAAGAGGACGGGAAACTGGGTGACCCCGGCGGCGCAGACCTGCCCCCTcctccgcccccgcccccgcccctggCCCCCCAGAAAGctagcggcggcggcggcagcaggcCGGACAGCCCGGTCCACCATCCATCACTGGAGGAGCAGCCCTCCTACAAAGAT AATCAGAAAACTAAGGAAAATAACCAAGTTATTTTGTCTACAAAGGAAGACAGCTTTTCAG ATAAGAACAAGGAGCACAGCTTTTTCATCACAGACTCTGAGACTTCTGGAGGAGATTTTTGGAGAGAAAGAGCAG gTGAGCACACACAAGAAACCAATTCACCTCATTCACTCAAAAAGGATGTAGAAAACAtgggaaaag aAGAACTTCAGAAGGTTTTATTTGAACAAATAGATTTACGGAGACGACTAGAACAAGAATTCCAAGTGTTAAAAGGAAACACGTCGTTCCCAGTATTCA